TAAGAAAGCATTTATCATCCGTAAAAGGCGGAAGATTTGCTCAGAAGGTTCATCCAGCCAAGATAATCTCACTGGTCTTGTCTGATGTCTTGGGAGATAGATTGGACAGTATTGCCTCAGGTCCAGCCTGGCCGGATTCAAGTACAAGTGAAGAAGCTCTGAGAATAATTCAAAAATACAACATAAAAGTTGATGATTCTCTTTTAAAAGAATTGAATGAGGAAACTCCCAAAAAATTGGAAAATGTCGAGAGCTACATAGTAGGAAGTGTAAAAATTGCGTGTGAAAAAGCAAGTCAAGTGGCATCAAAACTTGGATATAACACATTTATTCTGACAACCACACTCTCTTGTGAAGCGAAAGAAGCTGGTAGATTCATAGCATCCATCGCAAAAGAGATTGTTGAAAACAACAGACCAATCTCTAAACCAGCTGCGTTGATACTTGGTGGTGAAACAGTAGTACATGTAACAGGAAAAGGAAAAGGTGGTAGAAATCAAGAGTTGGTACTATCTGCCGCTATTGAAATAGATGGACTTGAGAATGTTGTCATTTGTTCTGTTGGTACAGATGGAACAGATGGACCTACCGATGCAGCCGGTGGAATAGTGAATGGTGCGACTTTTAAAAAGATGAAATCTATCGGGATAGATCCTGTGAAAATGCTTTTAAACAACGATTCTTACAATGCACTCAAGGCTGTTGGTGATCTTTTGATCACCGGACCAACTGGTACAAATGTCAATGATTTGATAGTTGCTTTGATCGACGATTGAGAAGTAAATATCCATATGGAGATCTCACCGTTTTTTAATAACTTTTTAATCTGTCGGAGCAAAAATTTTGTAAAACAAACAGACGATTTCCACCAAGGGGGTGGGTTCATTGTTTAGCAAGTTAAGATCTATTCTCTGTAAGGTGTTTTTATTCACCTTACTTTTTTTGATTGTTGGGATAACAACCATTTTTGGTGTTGAAACGTGGCAGAAGACCTTTGGAGGAAATAATGTCGACTATGGCAGGTATGTTTTAACTATAAACGATGGATTTCTCGCCGTTGGATCGACTTTTTCCTATGGAGCTGGTGGGTTTGATGTCTATGTTTTGAAAATAGATATTCACGGGAACAAACTCTGGTACAAGACTTTTGGAGGTCAAGCCGATGATTTTGCATTTTGCGTAGTTAAGGCAAGAGGTGGTTATTTGATCGCTGGTTGGACAAAATCCTTTGGTGCTGGAAAAAGCGATGTGTACATTTTGAAAATCGATGAAGATGGCAATAGATTGTGGGAAAAGACATATGGTGGTCCAGAAGACGATTATGCGTATCAAACGCTGGCGATTGATAATGGTTTTGTAATTGTTGGCAGTACCCGATCATTTGAAGGAAAATCGTCCCAGGCTTATGTCATAAAAATAGATGAAGAAGGTAAGACTTTCTGGGAGAAAAATTATGGCACAGAAAGTAGCGAAGGATTGTTCAGTGTCGAGAAAACAGTGGATGGTTATCTCGCTGTTGGTCAATCCAATAAATCGGGTAGTTTTGATGCGTATTTTCTGTGGTTGAGTGAGAATGGCGAAATGATAAAAGAAGAATATCGTGGCGGTCCATATGAAGATTTTATCTATCGCATAAAAAGAACAACAGATGGCGGATACATAGCTGTTGGGGCATCTGAGTCGCCTCAGTATAATAGAAATTTCTATGTTGTCAGATTAAACAATGCAGGCAAATTGTCTTGGGAAAGAATTTATCATGAACCTAAGCCAGATGTCGCACGTTGCGTATTGGAGATGACAGATGGTTATTTAGTCTTCGGCTCAACCAATTCTTATGGAGCAGGGTATGATGATTTCTATTTGATGAAAATCGATAATAAAGGAGAAAAATTGTGGTCAAAAACTTATGGAGGTAAAGGTTTTGATGTAGGCTATTGCATCAACACAGTACCAGCAGGTGGTTTCATAATGATAGGAGATACCACCTCGACTGGTTCTGGTGGGTTTGATATTTACATTTTGAGAGTTGATGAATTAGGTGGACTCTCGAATTAGCCTTTCATTTGCCTTCTTTTTTCTTTGTAGCCTCCGACACCTTTGTCATGGCTCTTATGATCAAAAAGACAACGAATGCGACTATGAGAAAATCGATACCTGCTGATATGACCTTGCCCCAATAGATGGCTTTGTATTGGAGTTGTTCTATTGACTCGATATTTGCTGCTTTGAGTGCCGGTTGAAAAATCAAAGGCATTAGAAGATCATTCACAAGAGAGCTGACGAATTGATTTAGCTTTCCACCGATGATGATGGCTACTGCAAGGCCTATCACATTGTACTGTTTAAGAAAAGCTGCAAATTCTTTAAACATTTTTCCCATGATCTTCCCCCCTTGAGATATGAAAATTTATTGAAATTGTTGACTCAATAATTCTTTTGCAAGATACTTATCCTGCAAAACCAATTGTGTATAAATTCTTATTCTTTCTTTGAAATCCTCTAAGGTTATCATTCCTCGACCGGTATAGATTCTTGTGAGCTTTGCTGGAAGTTTGAGTTTTTCAAAATCAAAACCGAGTCTCTCTTTCAGTATGTATTTCATACCATGAATTACACGTGAAACCTTGGTGAGTTGCTGTATATCTACATCGTATCCGAGTAATCTCAAACCTTTTTCTACGATATTTGGGGTATATGTGCCTCTTGCAAAAAGACAAGTTACAAGGGAGTTGGTGATCATTCTCCAGAGAGATTCTTCGTACATCATTTTGACTTCTTTTTCAAGATCCTGTTGTCTTCCTAAG
The DNA window shown above is from Thermotoga profunda AZM34c06 and carries:
- a CDS encoding glycerate kinase type-2 family protein, giving the protein MISNGLREHAMKIINETIETVLPDQSVKKTLISMNISTDVVLVSIGKAAWRMAKSAKEVLGDKISKGIVITKYGYSQGEIKDIEIYEAGHPVPDENTIIATERALQIVSDLTEKDVVLFLISGGGSALFEKPKGNITLRQLQDLTEQLLKSGASIIEINTIRKHLSSVKGGRFAQKVHPAKIISLVLSDVLGDRLDSIASGPAWPDSSTSEEALRIIQKYNIKVDDSLLKELNEETPKKLENVESYIVGSVKIACEKASQVASKLGYNTFILTTTLSCEAKEAGRFIASIAKEIVENNRPISKPAALILGGETVVHVTGKGKGGRNQELVLSAAIEIDGLENVVICSVGTDGTDGPTDAAGGIVNGATFKKMKSIGIDPVKMLLNNDSYNALKAVGDLLITGPTGTNVNDLIVALIDD
- the mscL gene encoding large conductance mechanosensitive channel protein MscL, producing MGKMFKEFAAFLKQYNVIGLAVAIIIGGKLNQFVSSLVNDLLMPLIFQPALKAANIESIEQLQYKAIYWGKVISAGIDFLIVAFVVFLIIRAMTKVSEATKKKEGK